A stretch of Acipenser ruthenus chromosome 1, fAciRut3.2 maternal haplotype, whole genome shotgun sequence DNA encodes these proteins:
- the LOC117421256 gene encoding TBC1 domain family member 2A-like isoform X6, with protein MNKREKKMTSSLQPSGEVVSGKEGSPVDKLSRLQHEVFTLTEELKSQKELVRLLHKALEAAQQEKRTSKQFLAAAGEQERLELVRHKERCIADLDGRLEALLKDKEELEQRLAMQDCQVNELQQHVQLMMEKNNAKQEVILKLSEQVAACMADPQRTVANSMGTETFCRLQEQIEHLKDDIEAHKIQNKFLNSEVYQLTKLWRNSSEEEKGLLMKCAYLEAKNCQIESKYLVMLRRLQESKGLDSSQQEMVKRLIEDALQGDKKDVFKLNPVSEYDDYGFKTIPDYEVEDVKLLAKIQALEIRSNNLRNNEMVDKPLQTRWANYLASRPLDQLAPSPELKGLIRCGIPVEYREQVWRWIVRTRTQVYRKRNPNRYQELRKHCEVSEHPASRQIRLDLHRTLTSNKHFSSPTSDAVQKLQRILLAFSWQNPTIGYCQGLNRLAAIALLVLKDEEDAFWCLVAVVEIIMPQDYYSKTLTASQADQRVFRDFLAEKMPRLTAHFKEHSIDHSLITFNWFLVVFVESLVSDILLRVWDAFLYEGTKVIFRYALALFKYNEEDILKIHDNLEIYQYLRFFTKTISDGRKLMTIAFNDMNPFPMKLLKNRREFHMERLTAELQELERIQEEFVKEQQVERKDKDLDTAVSEDEEVIQTAVSLYHMS; from the exons ATGAACAAGAGGGAGAAGAAAATGACCAGTTCTCTTCAGCCTTCTGGGGAGGTGGTGTCAGGAAAGGAGGGTAGCCCCGTGGACAAACTATCCAGACTCCAGCACGAGGTGTTCACGCTCACTGAGGAGCTCAAGTCACAAAAG gagCTGGTGCGACTCCTTCACAAGGCCCTGGAGGCAGCACAGCAGGAGAAGAGGACCAGCAAACAGTTCCTGGCAGCAGCAGGGGAGCAGGAGCGGCTGGAGCTGGTGCGGCACAAAGAGAGGTGTATCGCGGACCTGGACGGCCGcctggaggccctgctcaaagacaaggaggagctggagcagcggctggccatgcaggactgccaagtgaatgagctgcagcagcacgtgcagctcatgatggagaagaacaacgccaagcaggaagtcatcctcaagctctccgagcagGTGGCCGCCTGCATGGCTGACCCCCAGCGTACCGTAGCCAACTCCATGGGCACAGAGACCTTCTGCAGGCTGCAGGAGCAGATTGAGCAcctcaag GACGATATAGAGGCGCACAAGATCCAAAACAAGTTCCTCAACTCTGAAGTCTACCAGCTTACTAAGCTGTGGAGGAACAGTTCAGAAGAGGAGAAGGGCCTCCTGATGAAG tgtgcctaCCTGGAGGCCAAAAACTGCCAGATTGAGAGCAAGTACCTGGTCATGCTGCGCAGGCTGCAGGAGAGCAAAGGGCTGGACAGCAGTCAGCAGGAGATGGTGAAAAGGCTCATTGAGGACGCACTGCAGGGAGACAAGAAGGATGTCTTTAAACTCAACCCTGTCAG TGAATACGACGACTATGGATTCAAGACCATTCCTGATTATGAAGTAGAGGACGTGAAGCTCCTGGCCAAAATCCAGGCCCTGGAGATCCGTTCCAACAACCTGCGCAACAATGAGATGGTGGACAAGCCCTTGCAGACCAGGTGGGCTAACTACCTGGCCAGCCGTCCCTTGGACCAGCTGGCTCCCTCCCCGGAGCTGAAGGGCCTGATCCGGTGTGGGATCCCTGTGGAGTACCGGGAGCAGGTGTGGCGCTGGATCGTGAGGACACGGACGCAGGTCTATAGGAAGCGGAATCCCAATCGCTACCAGGAGCTGAGGAAGCACTGCGAGGTGTCGGAGCATCCGGCCTCGCGGCAGATCAGGCTGGACCTGCACCGCACCCTCACCAGCAATAAGCACTTCTCCTCGCCCACCTCCGACGCAGTCCAAAAGCTGCAGCGCATTCTGCTAGCTTTCTCCTGGCAAAACCCCACCATCGGCTACTGCCAGGGCCTCAACCG GTTGGCAGCTATTGCACTTTTAGTTCTGAAGGATGAAGAGGATGCCTTCTGGTGTCTGGTGGCTGTTGTTGAAATCATAATGCCACAAGACTACTACAGCAAAACCCTCACTGCCTCtcag GCTGATCAGAGGGTGTTCCGTGACTTTCTTGCTGAGAAGATGCCTCGCCTGACGGCCCACTTCAAGGAGCACAGCATCGATCATTCCCTCATCACCTTCAACTGGTTCCTGGTGGTCTTCGTGGAAAGCCTGGTCAGCGACATCCTGCTCAGAGTGTGGGATGCTTTCCTCTATGAGGGCACAAAG gtgATATTTCGCTATGCACTGGCCCTCTTTAAGTACAATGAAGAGGACATTCTAAAAATTCACGACAATCTGGAAATCTACCAATACCTCCGTTTTTTCACCAAAACTATCTCTGATGGCAG GAAACTAATGACCATAGCGTTTAATGATATGAACCCcttccctatgaagctgctgaagaacagacgagagtttcacatggagaggctgacagccgagctgcaggagctggagagaatacaggaggagtttgtgaaagaacaacaagtggagcgcaaagacaaggacctggacactgctgtcagcgaagacgaagaagtaatacagactgcagttaGCTTGTATCACATGTCCTGA
- the LOC117421256 gene encoding TBC1 domain family member 2A-like isoform X2: protein MVRTVKMEQDCQVGKPMPPADPNLTSPDNHYDLTASAREEVGSTKENEGDSTHMDQSNAQEKPVMKTKMEPSSTKLCGYLNKLGGPLKAWKARWFVFEEKKCQLYYYRTSQDVNPLGSIDLANATFGYPDQAQEGTFQIQIPGRVVVLKALNSQAMLYWLQQLQIKRWQHNTSLVKIPAEASTTSTQLCQLPSAPWEGRTEDFLPAVKTPKGLVGEAAACLPDPWQQNALQKLSLKHPITEIQNTVLNICGNKPAQELRRSVFNFDKIQQSQDCPCEDPVTQILGETTAPPVPLTPPAPTVLSAPSVSSVTNESAQEAKTGGKSSPSSSMNKREKKMTSSLQPSGEVVSGKEGSPVDKLSRLQHEVFTLTEELKSQKELVRLLHKALEAAQQEKRTSKQFLAAAGEQERLELVRHKERCIADLDGRLEALLKDKEELEQRLAMQDCQVNELQQHVQLMMEKNNAKQEVILKLSEQVAACMADPQRTVANSMGTETFCRLQEQIEHLKDDIEAHKIQNKFLNSEVYQLTKLWRNSSEEEKGLLMKCAYLEAKNCQIESKYLVMLRRLQESKGLDSSQQEMVKRLIEDALQGDKKDVFKLNPVSEYDDYGFKTIPDYEVEDVKLLAKIQALEIRSNNLRNNEMVDKPLQTRWANYLASRPLDQLAPSPELKGLIRCGIPVEYREQVWRWIVRTRTQVYRKRNPNRYQELRKHCEVSEHPASRQIRLDLHRTLTSNKHFSSPTSDAVQKLQRILLAFSWQNPTIGYCQGLNRLAAIALLVLKDEEDAFWCLVAVVEIIMPQDYYSKTLTASQADQRVFRDFLAEKMPRLTAHFKEHSIDHSLITFNWFLVVFVESLVSDILLRVWDAFLYEGTKVIFRYALALFKYNEEDILKIHDNLEIYQYLRFFTKTISDGRKLMTIAFNDMNPFPMKLLKNRREFHMERLTAELQELERIQEEFVKEQQVERKDKDLDTAVSEDEEETNEHSI from the exons ATGGTGAGGACTGTAAAGATGGAGCAGGACTGTCAAGTCGGAAAACCCATGCCTCCAGCTGATCCCAATCTGACAAGCCCAGACAATCATTATGACCTCACTGCCAGTGCAAGAGAGGAAGTGGGAAGCACCAAGGAGAACGAGGGTGATTCCACACACATGGACCAGAGCAATGCCCAAGAGAAGCCAGTCATGAAAACTAAGATGGAACCCTCCTCCACAAAACTGTGTGGATACCTGAACAAACTTGGGGGGCCCTTGAAGGCCTGGAAAGCCCGCTGGTTTGTTTTCGAAGAGAAGAAGTGCCAGCTGTACTACTACAGAACATCACAGGATGTCAATCCCTTGGGAAGCATTGACCTGGCTAACGCTACCTTTGGCTACCCGGATCAAGCTCAGGAAGGGacctttcaaattcaaatcccaGGACGGGTTGTTGTGCTGAAG gcattaaacagccaagccatgctgtattggttgcagcagctgcaaataaaacggtggcagcacaataccagcctggtgaaaatacctgcagaggcctccactacctccacacagctctgccagctgcCTTCTGCACCTTGGGAAG GAAGGACAGAGGACTTCCTCCCAGCAGTAAAGACCCCCAAGGGCCTAGTCGGAGAAGCCGCAGCCTGTCTGCCAGACCCCTGGCAACAAAATGCACTGCAAAAGCTCTCCCTcaagcaccccatcacagagatACA GAACACAGTCCTCAATATCTGTGGAAACAAGCCAGCTCAGGAGCTGAGGCGGAGTGTGTTCAACTTTGACAAGATTCAGCAGTCGCAAGACTGTCCCTGTGAGGATCCTGTGACACAGATACTGGGGGAAACAACAG CACCGCCTGTACCTCTGACACCCCCAGCacctacagtcctttcagctccttcagtttcttcagttacAAACGAGTCTGCGCAGGAAGCAAAGACTGGAGGAAAGAGTTCTCCATCAAGCAGCATGAACAAGAGGGAGAAGAAAATGACCAGTTCTCTTCAGCCTTCTGGGGAGGTGGTGTCAGGAAAGGAGGGTAGCCCCGTGGACAAACTATCCAGACTCCAGCACGAGGTGTTCACGCTCACTGAGGAGCTCAAGTCACAAAAG gagCTGGTGCGACTCCTTCACAAGGCCCTGGAGGCAGCACAGCAGGAGAAGAGGACCAGCAAACAGTTCCTGGCAGCAGCAGGGGAGCAGGAGCGGCTGGAGCTGGTGCGGCACAAAGAGAGGTGTATCGCGGACCTGGACGGCCGcctggaggccctgctcaaagacaaggaggagctggagcagcggctggccatgcaggactgccaagtgaatgagctgcagcagcacgtgcagctcatgatggagaagaacaacgccaagcaggaagtcatcctcaagctctccgagcagGTGGCCGCCTGCATGGCTGACCCCCAGCGTACCGTAGCCAACTCCATGGGCACAGAGACCTTCTGCAGGCTGCAGGAGCAGATTGAGCAcctcaag GACGATATAGAGGCGCACAAGATCCAAAACAAGTTCCTCAACTCTGAAGTCTACCAGCTTACTAAGCTGTGGAGGAACAGTTCAGAAGAGGAGAAGGGCCTCCTGATGAAG tgtgcctaCCTGGAGGCCAAAAACTGCCAGATTGAGAGCAAGTACCTGGTCATGCTGCGCAGGCTGCAGGAGAGCAAAGGGCTGGACAGCAGTCAGCAGGAGATGGTGAAAAGGCTCATTGAGGACGCACTGCAGGGAGACAAGAAGGATGTCTTTAAACTCAACCCTGTCAG TGAATACGACGACTATGGATTCAAGACCATTCCTGATTATGAAGTAGAGGACGTGAAGCTCCTGGCCAAAATCCAGGCCCTGGAGATCCGTTCCAACAACCTGCGCAACAATGAGATGGTGGACAAGCCCTTGCAGACCAGGTGGGCTAACTACCTGGCCAGCCGTCCCTTGGACCAGCTGGCTCCCTCCCCGGAGCTGAAGGGCCTGATCCGGTGTGGGATCCCTGTGGAGTACCGGGAGCAGGTGTGGCGCTGGATCGTGAGGACACGGACGCAGGTCTATAGGAAGCGGAATCCCAATCGCTACCAGGAGCTGAGGAAGCACTGCGAGGTGTCGGAGCATCCGGCCTCGCGGCAGATCAGGCTGGACCTGCACCGCACCCTCACCAGCAATAAGCACTTCTCCTCGCCCACCTCCGACGCAGTCCAAAAGCTGCAGCGCATTCTGCTAGCTTTCTCCTGGCAAAACCCCACCATCGGCTACTGCCAGGGCCTCAACCG GTTGGCAGCTATTGCACTTTTAGTTCTGAAGGATGAAGAGGATGCCTTCTGGTGTCTGGTGGCTGTTGTTGAAATCATAATGCCACAAGACTACTACAGCAAAACCCTCACTGCCTCtcag GCTGATCAGAGGGTGTTCCGTGACTTTCTTGCTGAGAAGATGCCTCGCCTGACGGCCCACTTCAAGGAGCACAGCATCGATCATTCCCTCATCACCTTCAACTGGTTCCTGGTGGTCTTCGTGGAAAGCCTGGTCAGCGACATCCTGCTCAGAGTGTGGGATGCTTTCCTCTATGAGGGCACAAAG gtgATATTTCGCTATGCACTGGCCCTCTTTAAGTACAATGAAGAGGACATTCTAAAAATTCACGACAATCTGGAAATCTACCAATACCTCCGTTTTTTCACCAAAACTATCTCTGATGGCAG GAAACTAATGACCATAGCGTTTAATGATATGAACCCcttccctatgaagctgctgaagaacagacgagagtttcacatggagaggctgacagccgagctgcaggagctggagagaatacaggaggagtttgtgaaagaacaacaagtggagcgcaaagacaaggacctggacactgctgtcagcgaagacgaagaa GAAACTAATGAACATAGCATTTAA
- the LOC117421256 gene encoding TBC1 domain family member 2A-like isoform X3, protein MVRTVKMEQDCQVGKPMPPADPNLTSPDNHYDLTASAREEVGSTKENEGDSTHMDQSNAQEKPVMKTKMEPSSTKLCGYLNKLGGPLKAWKARWFVFEEKKCQLYYYRTSQDVNPLGSIDLANATFGYPDQAQEGTFQIQIPGRVVVLKALNSQAMLYWLQQLQIKRWQHNTSLVKIPAEASTTSTQLCQLPSAPWEGRTEDFLPAVKTPKGLVGEAAACLPDPWQQNALQKLSLKHPITEIQNTVLNICGNKPAQELRRSVFNFDKIQQSQDCPCEDPVTQILGETTAPPVPLTPPAPTVLSAPSVSSVTNESAQEAKTGGKSSPSSSMNKREKKMTSSLQPSGEVVSGKEGSPVDKLSRLQHEVFTLTEELKSQKELVRLLHKALEAAQQEKRTSKQFLAAAGEQERLELVRHKERCIADLDGRLEALLKDKEELEQRLAMQDCQVNELQQHVQLMMEKNNAKQEVILKLSEQVAACMADPQRTVANSMGTETFCRLQEQIEHLKDDIEAHKIQNKFLNSEVYQLTKLWRNSSEEEKGLLMKCAYLEAKNCQIESKYLVMLRRLQESKGLDSSQQEMVKRLIEDALQGDKKDVFKLNPVSEYDDYGFKTIPDYEVEDVKLLAKIQALEIRSNNLRNNEMVDKPLQTRWANYLASRPLDQLAPSPELKGLIRCGIPVEYREQVWRWIVRTRTQVYRKRNPNRYQELRKHCEVSEHPASRQIRLDLHRTLTSNKHFSSPTSDAVQKLQRILLAFSWQNPTIGYCQGLNRLAAIALLVLKDEEDAFWCLVAVVEIIMPQDYYSKTLTASQADQRVFRDFLAEKMPRLTAHFKEHSIDHSLITFNWFLVVFVESLVSDILLRVWDAFLYEGTKVIFRYALALFKYNEEDILKIHDNLEIYQYLRFFTKTISDGRKLMNIAFNDMNPFPMKLLKNRREFHM, encoded by the exons ATGGTGAGGACTGTAAAGATGGAGCAGGACTGTCAAGTCGGAAAACCCATGCCTCCAGCTGATCCCAATCTGACAAGCCCAGACAATCATTATGACCTCACTGCCAGTGCAAGAGAGGAAGTGGGAAGCACCAAGGAGAACGAGGGTGATTCCACACACATGGACCAGAGCAATGCCCAAGAGAAGCCAGTCATGAAAACTAAGATGGAACCCTCCTCCACAAAACTGTGTGGATACCTGAACAAACTTGGGGGGCCCTTGAAGGCCTGGAAAGCCCGCTGGTTTGTTTTCGAAGAGAAGAAGTGCCAGCTGTACTACTACAGAACATCACAGGATGTCAATCCCTTGGGAAGCATTGACCTGGCTAACGCTACCTTTGGCTACCCGGATCAAGCTCAGGAAGGGacctttcaaattcaaatcccaGGACGGGTTGTTGTGCTGAAG gcattaaacagccaagccatgctgtattggttgcagcagctgcaaataaaacggtggcagcacaataccagcctggtgaaaatacctgcagaggcctccactacctccacacagctctgccagctgcCTTCTGCACCTTGGGAAG GAAGGACAGAGGACTTCCTCCCAGCAGTAAAGACCCCCAAGGGCCTAGTCGGAGAAGCCGCAGCCTGTCTGCCAGACCCCTGGCAACAAAATGCACTGCAAAAGCTCTCCCTcaagcaccccatcacagagatACA GAACACAGTCCTCAATATCTGTGGAAACAAGCCAGCTCAGGAGCTGAGGCGGAGTGTGTTCAACTTTGACAAGATTCAGCAGTCGCAAGACTGTCCCTGTGAGGATCCTGTGACACAGATACTGGGGGAAACAACAG CACCGCCTGTACCTCTGACACCCCCAGCacctacagtcctttcagctccttcagtttcttcagttacAAACGAGTCTGCGCAGGAAGCAAAGACTGGAGGAAAGAGTTCTCCATCAAGCAGCATGAACAAGAGGGAGAAGAAAATGACCAGTTCTCTTCAGCCTTCTGGGGAGGTGGTGTCAGGAAAGGAGGGTAGCCCCGTGGACAAACTATCCAGACTCCAGCACGAGGTGTTCACGCTCACTGAGGAGCTCAAGTCACAAAAG gagCTGGTGCGACTCCTTCACAAGGCCCTGGAGGCAGCACAGCAGGAGAAGAGGACCAGCAAACAGTTCCTGGCAGCAGCAGGGGAGCAGGAGCGGCTGGAGCTGGTGCGGCACAAAGAGAGGTGTATCGCGGACCTGGACGGCCGcctggaggccctgctcaaagacaaggaggagctggagcagcggctggccatgcaggactgccaagtgaatgagctgcagcagcacgtgcagctcatgatggagaagaacaacgccaagcaggaagtcatcctcaagctctccgagcagGTGGCCGCCTGCATGGCTGACCCCCAGCGTACCGTAGCCAACTCCATGGGCACAGAGACCTTCTGCAGGCTGCAGGAGCAGATTGAGCAcctcaag GACGATATAGAGGCGCACAAGATCCAAAACAAGTTCCTCAACTCTGAAGTCTACCAGCTTACTAAGCTGTGGAGGAACAGTTCAGAAGAGGAGAAGGGCCTCCTGATGAAG tgtgcctaCCTGGAGGCCAAAAACTGCCAGATTGAGAGCAAGTACCTGGTCATGCTGCGCAGGCTGCAGGAGAGCAAAGGGCTGGACAGCAGTCAGCAGGAGATGGTGAAAAGGCTCATTGAGGACGCACTGCAGGGAGACAAGAAGGATGTCTTTAAACTCAACCCTGTCAG TGAATACGACGACTATGGATTCAAGACCATTCCTGATTATGAAGTAGAGGACGTGAAGCTCCTGGCCAAAATCCAGGCCCTGGAGATCCGTTCCAACAACCTGCGCAACAATGAGATGGTGGACAAGCCCTTGCAGACCAGGTGGGCTAACTACCTGGCCAGCCGTCCCTTGGACCAGCTGGCTCCCTCCCCGGAGCTGAAGGGCCTGATCCGGTGTGGGATCCCTGTGGAGTACCGGGAGCAGGTGTGGCGCTGGATCGTGAGGACACGGACGCAGGTCTATAGGAAGCGGAATCCCAATCGCTACCAGGAGCTGAGGAAGCACTGCGAGGTGTCGGAGCATCCGGCCTCGCGGCAGATCAGGCTGGACCTGCACCGCACCCTCACCAGCAATAAGCACTTCTCCTCGCCCACCTCCGACGCAGTCCAAAAGCTGCAGCGCATTCTGCTAGCTTTCTCCTGGCAAAACCCCACCATCGGCTACTGCCAGGGCCTCAACCG GTTGGCAGCTATTGCACTTTTAGTTCTGAAGGATGAAGAGGATGCCTTCTGGTGTCTGGTGGCTGTTGTTGAAATCATAATGCCACAAGACTACTACAGCAAAACCCTCACTGCCTCtcag GCTGATCAGAGGGTGTTCCGTGACTTTCTTGCTGAGAAGATGCCTCGCCTGACGGCCCACTTCAAGGAGCACAGCATCGATCATTCCCTCATCACCTTCAACTGGTTCCTGGTGGTCTTCGTGGAAAGCCTGGTCAGCGACATCCTGCTCAGAGTGTGGGATGCTTTCCTCTATGAGGGCACAAAG gtgATATTTCGCTATGCACTGGCCCTCTTTAAGTACAATGAAGAGGACATTCTAAAAATTCACGACAATCTGGAAATCTACCAATACCTCCGTTTTTTCACCAAAACTATCTCTGATGGCAG GAAACTAATGAACATAGCATTTAATGATATGAATCCcttccctatgaagctgctgaagaacagacgagagtttcacatgtag
- the LOC117421256 gene encoding TBC1 domain family member 2A-like isoform X4 yields MVRTVKMEQDCQVGKPMPPADPNLTSPDNHYDLTASAREEVGSTKENEGDSTHMDQSNAQEKPVMKTKMEPSSTKLCGYLNKLGGPLKAWKARWFVFEEKKCQLYYYRTSQDVNPLGSIDLANATFGYPDQAQEGTFQIQIPGRVVVLKALNSQAMLYWLQQLQIKRWQHNTSLVKIPAEASTTSTQLCQLPSAPWEGRTEDFLPAVKTPKGLVGEAAACLPDPWQQNALQKLSLKHPITEIQNTVLNICGNKPAQELRRSVFNFDKIQQSQDCPCEDPVTQILGETTAPPVPLTPPAPTVLSAPSVSSVTNESAQEAKTGGKSSPSSSMNKREKKMTSSLQPSGEVVSGKEGSPVDKLSRLQHEVFTLTEELKSQKELVRLLHKALEAAQQEKRTSKQFLAAAGEQERLELVRHKERCIADLDGRLEALLKDKEELEQRLAMQDCQVNELQQHVQLMMEKNNAKQEVILKLSEQVAACMADPQRTVANSMGTETFCRLQEQIEHLKDDIEAHKIQNKFLNSEVYQLTKLWRNSSEEEKGLLMKCAYLEAKNCQIESKYLVMLRRLQESKGLDSSQQEMVKRLIEDALQGDKKDVFKLNPVSEYDDYGFKTIPDYEVEDVKLLAKIQALEIRSNNLRNNEMVDKPLQTRWANYLASRPLDQLAPSPELKGLIRCGIPVEYREQVWRWIVRTRTQVYRKRNPNRYQELRKHCEVSEHPASRQIRLDLHRTLTSNKHFSSPTSDAVQKLQRILLAFSWQNPTIGYCQGLNRLAAIALLVLKDEEDAFWCLVAVVEIIMPQDYYSKTLTASQADQRVFRDFLAEKMPRLTAHFKEHSIDHSLITFNWFLVVFVESLVSDILLRVWDAFLYEGTKETNEHSI; encoded by the exons ATGGTGAGGACTGTAAAGATGGAGCAGGACTGTCAAGTCGGAAAACCCATGCCTCCAGCTGATCCCAATCTGACAAGCCCAGACAATCATTATGACCTCACTGCCAGTGCAAGAGAGGAAGTGGGAAGCACCAAGGAGAACGAGGGTGATTCCACACACATGGACCAGAGCAATGCCCAAGAGAAGCCAGTCATGAAAACTAAGATGGAACCCTCCTCCACAAAACTGTGTGGATACCTGAACAAACTTGGGGGGCCCTTGAAGGCCTGGAAAGCCCGCTGGTTTGTTTTCGAAGAGAAGAAGTGCCAGCTGTACTACTACAGAACATCACAGGATGTCAATCCCTTGGGAAGCATTGACCTGGCTAACGCTACCTTTGGCTACCCGGATCAAGCTCAGGAAGGGacctttcaaattcaaatcccaGGACGGGTTGTTGTGCTGAAG gcattaaacagccaagccatgctgtattggttgcagcagctgcaaataaaacggtggcagcacaataccagcctggtgaaaatacctgcagaggcctccactacctccacacagctctgccagctgcCTTCTGCACCTTGGGAAG GAAGGACAGAGGACTTCCTCCCAGCAGTAAAGACCCCCAAGGGCCTAGTCGGAGAAGCCGCAGCCTGTCTGCCAGACCCCTGGCAACAAAATGCACTGCAAAAGCTCTCCCTcaagcaccccatcacagagatACA GAACACAGTCCTCAATATCTGTGGAAACAAGCCAGCTCAGGAGCTGAGGCGGAGTGTGTTCAACTTTGACAAGATTCAGCAGTCGCAAGACTGTCCCTGTGAGGATCCTGTGACACAGATACTGGGGGAAACAACAG CACCGCCTGTACCTCTGACACCCCCAGCacctacagtcctttcagctccttcagtttcttcagttacAAACGAGTCTGCGCAGGAAGCAAAGACTGGAGGAAAGAGTTCTCCATCAAGCAGCATGAACAAGAGGGAGAAGAAAATGACCAGTTCTCTTCAGCCTTCTGGGGAGGTGGTGTCAGGAAAGGAGGGTAGCCCCGTGGACAAACTATCCAGACTCCAGCACGAGGTGTTCACGCTCACTGAGGAGCTCAAGTCACAAAAG gagCTGGTGCGACTCCTTCACAAGGCCCTGGAGGCAGCACAGCAGGAGAAGAGGACCAGCAAACAGTTCCTGGCAGCAGCAGGGGAGCAGGAGCGGCTGGAGCTGGTGCGGCACAAAGAGAGGTGTATCGCGGACCTGGACGGCCGcctggaggccctgctcaaagacaaggaggagctggagcagcggctggccatgcaggactgccaagtgaatgagctgcagcagcacgtgcagctcatgatggagaagaacaacgccaagcaggaagtcatcctcaagctctccgagcagGTGGCCGCCTGCATGGCTGACCCCCAGCGTACCGTAGCCAACTCCATGGGCACAGAGACCTTCTGCAGGCTGCAGGAGCAGATTGAGCAcctcaag GACGATATAGAGGCGCACAAGATCCAAAACAAGTTCCTCAACTCTGAAGTCTACCAGCTTACTAAGCTGTGGAGGAACAGTTCAGAAGAGGAGAAGGGCCTCCTGATGAAG tgtgcctaCCTGGAGGCCAAAAACTGCCAGATTGAGAGCAAGTACCTGGTCATGCTGCGCAGGCTGCAGGAGAGCAAAGGGCTGGACAGCAGTCAGCAGGAGATGGTGAAAAGGCTCATTGAGGACGCACTGCAGGGAGACAAGAAGGATGTCTTTAAACTCAACCCTGTCAG TGAATACGACGACTATGGATTCAAGACCATTCCTGATTATGAAGTAGAGGACGTGAAGCTCCTGGCCAAAATCCAGGCCCTGGAGATCCGTTCCAACAACCTGCGCAACAATGAGATGGTGGACAAGCCCTTGCAGACCAGGTGGGCTAACTACCTGGCCAGCCGTCCCTTGGACCAGCTGGCTCCCTCCCCGGAGCTGAAGGGCCTGATCCGGTGTGGGATCCCTGTGGAGTACCGGGAGCAGGTGTGGCGCTGGATCGTGAGGACACGGACGCAGGTCTATAGGAAGCGGAATCCCAATCGCTACCAGGAGCTGAGGAAGCACTGCGAGGTGTCGGAGCATCCGGCCTCGCGGCAGATCAGGCTGGACCTGCACCGCACCCTCACCAGCAATAAGCACTTCTCCTCGCCCACCTCCGACGCAGTCCAAAAGCTGCAGCGCATTCTGCTAGCTTTCTCCTGGCAAAACCCCACCATCGGCTACTGCCAGGGCCTCAACCG GTTGGCAGCTATTGCACTTTTAGTTCTGAAGGATGAAGAGGATGCCTTCTGGTGTCTGGTGGCTGTTGTTGAAATCATAATGCCACAAGACTACTACAGCAAAACCCTCACTGCCTCtcag GCTGATCAGAGGGTGTTCCGTGACTTTCTTGCTGAGAAGATGCCTCGCCTGACGGCCCACTTCAAGGAGCACAGCATCGATCATTCCCTCATCACCTTCAACTGGTTCCTGGTGGTCTTCGTGGAAAGCCTGGTCAGCGACATCCTGCTCAGAGTGTGGGATGCTTTCCTCTATGAGGGCACAAAG GAAACTAATGAACATAGCATTTAA